From a single Capsicum annuum cultivar UCD-10X-F1 chromosome 12, UCD10Xv1.1, whole genome shotgun sequence genomic region:
- the LOC107850654 gene encoding transcription factor bHLH143 has protein sequence MEKDFISWFSHQYPDLQSAHSNFSGRGLNIGQQNSVPMYMTPYSNEIPVKGDSSFSFSGLLESKGSQPTEAHNWFYCLPQLHQGFAPVLSTIVEEKLALQSVDCCGGNEEPHAGLKSAPKTFLVFDQSGDQTTLLYSSPNGTPVQCLPLWHPKPAAPCNLIKEGAQILQNGICPSRHYSIGDYYEENHRDDVDSELHEDTEELNALLYSDDDDGYSEGGEETSTGHSPSAMTAHDMPPWLDEMGEEVVSSEWPSKRRKRLDGSSDIPSPVDTATSAKPFTCSDLEDDAQSSCNNSHKQISELVSPSGKKRPRKDQILETISILQKMIPGGEGKDSVDVIDEAICYLRSLKVKVKSLGLDTL, from the coding sequence ATGGAAAAAGACTTCATATCTTGGTTCAGTCACCAGTATCCTGATCTACAATCTGCCCATTCGAACTTTTCTGGTCGTGGACTCAATATTGGGCAGCAGAATTCTGTTCCTATGTACATGACTCCATACTCAAATGAGATTCCAGTGAAAGGGGATTCTTCCTTCTCATTTTCCGGGCTGCTAGAATCAAAGGGAAGTCAGCCAACTGAAGCTCACAATTGGTTCTACTGTTTGCCACAGTTGCATCAGGGTTTTGCTCCTGTATTGAGCACTATAGTGGAAGAGAAGCTTGCCCTGCAATCAGTTGACTGTTGTGGAGGCAACGAAGAACCCCATGCAGGACTTAAATCCGCGCCAAAAACATTTCTTGTTTTTGATCAATCTGGTGATCAAACAACTTTACTTTACAGTTCTCCAAATGGTACTCCTGTACAATGCCTTCCCCTTTGGCATCCAAAACCCGCTGCGCCTTGTAATCTGATTAAGGAAGGTGCACAGATTTTACAGAATGGAATTTGTCCATCTAGGCATTACTCCATTGGTGACTATTATGAAGAAAACCATAGAGATGATGTGGATAGTGAATTGCATGAGGATACTGAAGAATTGAATGCGCTACTCTACtcagatgatgatgatggttattctGAGGGTGGTGAAGAAACAAGCACAGGTCACTCACCTAGTGCTATGACAGCTCATGATATGCCACCGTGGCTTGATGAGATGGGTGAAGAAGTAGTTAGTTCAGAATGGCCAAGCAAAAGGCGTAAGCGGTTAGATGGTAGCTCTGATATACCATCACCCGTGGATACTGCAACCTCTGCAAAACCATTTACTTGTTCTGACTTAGAGGATGATGCACAATCCAGTTGTAACAACAGTCATAAGCAAATTTCAGAATTGGTTTCTCCATCTGGGAAAAAGAGGCCAAGAAAAGATCAAATTCTTGAGACGATAAGCATTTTGCAGAAAATGATCCCTGGAGGGGAAGGAAAAGATTCGGTTGATGTCATTGACGAAGCAATCTGTTACTTGAGATCCTTGAAGGTGAAAGTCAAGTCTCTAGGACTTGATACTCTTTGA